The Orcinus orca chromosome 4, mOrcOrc1.1, whole genome shotgun sequence genome includes a region encoding these proteins:
- the UBE2K gene encoding ubiquitin-conjugating enzyme E2 K isoform X3, which yields MTLRTVLLSLQALLAAAEPDDPQDAVVANQYKQNPEMFKQTARLWAHVYAGAPVSSPEYTKKIENLCAMGFDRNAVIVALSSKSWDVETATELLLSN from the exons ATGACTCTCCGCACGGTATTATTGTCATTGCAAGCACTACTGGCAGCTGCAGAACCAGATGATCCACAAGATGCAGTAGTAGCAAATCAG TACAAACAAAATCCCGAAATGTTCAAACAGACAGCTCGACTTTGGGCACATGTGTATGCTGGAGCACCAGTTTCTAGTCCAGAATacaccaaaaaaatagaaaacctatGTGCTATGGGCTTTGATAGG AATGCAGTAATAGTGGCCTTGTCTTCAAAATCTTGGGATGTAGAGACTGCAACAGAATTGCTTCTGAGTAACTGA